A genomic segment from Nitrososphaera sp. encodes:
- a CDS encoding transcription initiation factor IIB, with product MFGDRCPRCGKGSMVTDNSSGEMFCGTCGFVVSERIEELGPEWRAFSKEEHEDRSRAGIPTSLAMHDMGLATIIGPVDKDASGKPLSASMKSTIERLRTWDSRSQVHEPVDRNFRQAFSELDRLKDKLAVGDAVIEKAAYVYRKALEKGLVRGRSISALVAAALYAACRDTETPRTLKDIANASNIKKKDVARCYRLLIRELDLKMPVVDPVKCVARIASKAGLSEKTKRRALEILKKAEEGKISAGKDPMGLAAAALYVACVMNGENKTQKDVAEAAGVTEVTIRNRYKGLKTHLRL from the coding sequence ATGTTTGGCGACCGTTGCCCCCGCTGCGGCAAGGGTTCCATGGTTACCGACAACTCTAGCGGCGAGATGTTCTGCGGAACATGCGGCTTTGTAGTAAGCGAAAGAATTGAGGAATTGGGCCCCGAGTGGCGTGCTTTTTCAAAGGAAGAGCACGAGGACAGGAGCAGGGCAGGCATCCCTACGTCACTTGCCATGCACGACATGGGCCTTGCCACCATCATTGGGCCGGTAGACAAGGATGCATCGGGCAAGCCGCTCTCCGCATCTATGAAGAGTACAATTGAAAGGCTCAGGACGTGGGACAGCAGAAGCCAGGTCCACGAGCCGGTTGATAGGAACTTTAGGCAGGCATTTAGCGAGCTTGACAGGCTGAAGGACAAGCTTGCAGTCGGCGATGCCGTAATTGAAAAGGCCGCATACGTTTACAGAAAGGCCCTTGAAAAAGGATTGGTGCGCGGCCGCTCCATTTCCGCACTCGTAGCCGCGGCCCTTTACGCTGCGTGCAGGGACACAGAGACTCCGAGGACACTCAAGGACATTGCAAATGCAAGCAACATCAAGAAGAAAGACGTAGCCAGGTGCTACAGGCTCTTAATCCGCGAGCTGGATTTGAAGATGCCAGTCGTCGACCCGGTGAAATGTGTTGCAAGGATCGCAAGCAAGGCCGGCCTGTCTGAAAAGACGAAGCGCAGGGCACTTGAAATCCTCAAGAAAGCAGAAGAGGGCAAGATTTCTGCAGGCAAGGATCCCATGGGACTTGCGGCGGCGGCCCTCTATGTCGCGTGCGTCATGAACGGAGAAAACAAGACGCAAAAAGACGTCGCCGAGGCTGCCGGCGTAACCGAAGTGACGATCAGAAACCGCTACAAGGGCCTAAAGACCCATCTCAGGCTTTAA
- a CDS encoding translation initiation factor, whose translation MAVICKKCGLPDDLCACGELDKEEARIVVRLETRRFSKTTTLIEGINPKISDMQRIVKELKSTFACGGTAKDGFIMLQGDHRDDVKGYLVKMGFNEAAIEVQ comes from the coding sequence ATGGCGGTTATTTGCAAAAAATGCGGCCTGCCCGATGATCTCTGCGCTTGCGGAGAGCTCGACAAGGAAGAAGCTCGCATTGTTGTCCGCCTTGAAACAAGACGCTTTTCAAAGACTACGACGCTAATTGAGGGAATCAACCCCAAGATAAGTGACATGCAGCGAATTGTCAAGGAATTGAAAAGCACATTTGCATGCGGAGGTACCGCTAAGGACGGATTTATCATGCTCCAGGGAGACCACCGCGACGATGTGAAGGGTTACCTTGTCAAGATGGGCTTTAACGAAGCCGCTATTGAAGTCCAGTAA
- a CDS encoding VOC family protein yields MIKDSDVTVMVSDMKRAIRFYVEGLGFKLVANYGDHYAQIIAPGIKIGLHPTENGNRSQPGAQGISIGFMVDDLNVALARVSEIGVSSVRIVNDGPVTLAHFADPDGNPLYFAEERKR; encoded by the coding sequence ATGATAAAGGACTCTGATGTCACGGTCATGGTTTCTGACATGAAGAGGGCTATCAGATTCTATGTCGAGGGTCTAGGATTCAAGCTTGTCGCAAACTATGGAGATCACTACGCCCAGATAATTGCTCCCGGAATAAAGATCGGGCTTCATCCCACTGAAAACGGAAATCGCTCACAACCCGGGGCGCAGGGCATATCCATTGGATTTATGGTCGACGATCTTAATGTCGCACTGGCCAGGGTAAGTGAGATCGGAGTGAGCTCCGTTAGGATCGTTAATGATGGTCCTGTCACCCTCGCGCACTTTGCAGATCCCGATGGCAATCCGCTTTACTTCGCTGAGGAAAGAAAACGATAG
- a CDS encoding SPFH domain-containing protein has translation MAIDASTIGIAIIILIIAIFFARGIRVIRPTQKAAIERLGRFQRIKDSGITWIVPFIDRSYIVNITEQLTEAERQEIITKDNLNATVSAQVYFRVRGDDQSVKDALYKVNDYRAQIVALARTTMRNVIGDKDFATVNSRRGELNADIMGQIQQQVRNWGIDIVRVEVKEIDPPKEVQETMNAVIQANNKKVAAKDLAEAAATTADGERQAAIKKAEGQKQSEILEAEGRASATKTIAEAEASKIRTIASAEAEKIKVINEAARDYFRDNAIELKRLETMQEAMKNNSKYVIVEKGTNPTLVLEGSNGAEPIVPMKPTAKVIT, from the coding sequence ATGGCAATCGACGCCTCAACAATCGGCATTGCAATAATCATTCTCATAATCGCCATATTTTTCGCAAGGGGAATTCGGGTTATCCGGCCCACCCAAAAGGCTGCGATAGAGAGGCTGGGCAGGTTCCAGAGGATCAAGGATTCGGGCATAACGTGGATTGTCCCCTTCATTGACCGGAGCTACATCGTAAACATCACCGAGCAGCTGACCGAGGCCGAACGTCAGGAGATCATTACCAAGGATAACCTCAACGCCACGGTTTCGGCCCAGGTGTACTTTCGCGTCAGAGGCGATGATCAATCTGTCAAGGACGCACTGTACAAGGTAAACGACTATCGCGCGCAGATAGTTGCGCTTGCAAGAACCACCATGCGAAACGTGATAGGCGACAAGGATTTTGCGACCGTCAACAGCAGGAGGGGCGAGCTGAACGCGGACATAATGGGGCAGATCCAGCAGCAGGTGCGAAACTGGGGCATAGACATCGTCAGGGTTGAGGTAAAGGAAATCGATCCTCCCAAGGAAGTCCAGGAGACCATGAATGCCGTGATTCAGGCGAACAACAAAAAAGTCGCCGCAAAAGACCTTGCAGAGGCAGCGGCGACCACGGCGGACGGAGAAAGGCAGGCAGCAATAAAAAAGGCTGAAGGGCAAAAGCAGTCCGAGATACTCGAGGCAGAAGGCAGGGCCTCGGCCACAAAGACAATCGCGGAAGCCGAGGCATCAAAGATTCGGACGATTGCGTCTGCCGAGGCGGAGAAGATCAAGGTGATAAACGAGGCGGCAAGGGACTACTTTAGGGACAATGCGATTGAGCTCAAGAGGCTTGAAACCATGCAGGAGGCAATGAAGAATAACTCCAAGTACGTGATAGTCGAGAAGGGGACAAACCCGACGCTTGTTCTTGAGGGCAGTAACGGCGCGGAGCCCATCGTTCCCATGAAACCTACCGCAAAGGTTATCACGTAA
- a CDS encoding Sjogren's syndrome/scleroderma autoantigen 1 family protein, whose protein sequence is MVDVSSPAKDPSSMKKAAAYLLRGGTLTSEQCDSCGGPLVKFEEKMLCANCGLQRDVMSAAPQAQKSPKASGAVNPAQTERPRQPMQGLDEAISSVAQKIRELAAEAAGERDSAVLREKGELIRLYLEILAKMRDVAGQ, encoded by the coding sequence ATGGTTGACGTGAGTTCTCCTGCCAAGGATCCCTCGTCCATGAAAAAGGCGGCCGCCTATTTGCTGCGCGGTGGAACCCTGACCAGCGAGCAGTGCGACTCCTGCGGAGGGCCGCTCGTAAAGTTTGAGGAAAAGATGCTTTGTGCAAACTGCGGATTGCAGCGCGATGTAATGTCAGCGGCACCGCAGGCGCAGAAGAGCCCAAAGGCCTCTGGCGCGGTCAATCCAGCTCAGACAGAACGGCCCCGGCAGCCGATGCAGGGGCTAGACGAGGCAATCAGCTCAGTGGCGCAAAAAATACGTGAACTGGCCGCCGAGGCAGCCGGCGAGCGCGACTCGGCTGTCCTGAGGGAAAAGGGCGAACTTATCAGGCTGTACCTCGAGATCCTCGCAAAGATGCGAGATGTTGCCGGCCAGTGA
- a CDS encoding preprotein translocase subunit Sec61beta — MSSSKKKNAPLPASSAGLLRFFEDETRGVKIKPEIVLGITGAVIAASILIRIIFPVG, encoded by the coding sequence ATGAGTAGCAGCAAGAAGAAGAACGCTCCTTTGCCTGCCTCCAGCGCCGGCCTCCTTCGGTTCTTCGAGGACGAGACCAGAGGTGTCAAGATAAAGCCCGAGATAGTGCTCGGAATTACTGGCGCTGTTATTGCGGCATCAATATTGATCCGCATAATATTCCCAGTCGGTTGA
- a CDS encoding DUF2070 family protein, with amino-acid sequence MYAGQQRDDVSNIHRRWSLTRFNPSSFSNSLAISVGCVTAITVLSLLVHLQAGLHSLAIHLPLALAAVGVGHLLDFVALRGTPINKLSKVSHVAAFSNILWLLTVSLGIAADIVFGRPFGSANYIVAGMFLAVGLRIGIFTSVFGAGTMRAIGVSFIQPVLVLFAMFPVAYYPALESAYVGAAFGATIVGLGIGWTFVADRAGRPSVTSTFRLLQAFLSAWSDKKVDKIEEFTESRAHEEKVTTTVIRFSGKQSEESFMILPDVHPGPFGAVGGSNLPYVLFESFGRRALVMHSVSDHSLNIPSQKEVAKYVQSLGKLSPTVSGVKCAMPVQIKEGAATATGLAFGDVAVLFLSLAPSGMDDIPDPIRKELDSFAAGLKISKLLVVDCHNAMGDELTAEETGNLIKAGKSCLQSLAAQDQSEFSIGFSRSSTPEGLHDEMGQAGVGVMVIGTQGRYFGIGWTDANNMQNSLRDKIISALSSSEISMLEVCTSDTHATAGKRTKEGYYELGSRTDHAAIVNLFGEALVEAKARLSDSSFELSVAETRIRVMGVRQFEDYSRALDGSIKVTKAFLMVTAATFVAMLVFSY; translated from the coding sequence ATGTACGCTGGCCAGCAGAGGGACGACGTTTCTAACATACATAGGCGCTGGTCGCTAACACGCTTTAACCCCTCTTCCTTCTCAAATTCGCTTGCAATATCCGTTGGCTGCGTAACAGCAATAACTGTTCTTTCCCTTCTTGTCCACCTGCAGGCGGGCCTGCACTCGCTCGCGATACACCTTCCACTTGCCCTGGCGGCGGTTGGCGTCGGGCACCTGCTTGACTTTGTGGCTCTCCGCGGCACCCCAATAAACAAGCTGTCCAAGGTTTCGCATGTGGCCGCCTTTTCGAACATTCTTTGGCTGCTGACGGTTTCACTTGGAATCGCGGCAGACATTGTCTTTGGCCGGCCGTTTGGCTCTGCAAACTATATCGTCGCAGGCATGTTCCTGGCAGTGGGTTTGCGCATAGGCATTTTTACCTCGGTATTTGGCGCCGGCACCATGAGGGCAATAGGTGTCTCGTTCATACAGCCAGTGCTGGTGCTGTTTGCGATGTTTCCAGTCGCGTACTATCCCGCGCTGGAGTCTGCTTACGTCGGCGCCGCATTTGGAGCAACCATTGTCGGTCTTGGAATAGGCTGGACTTTTGTTGCTGACAGGGCAGGGCGTCCGTCCGTCACGAGCACTTTTCGACTGCTCCAGGCGTTTCTGTCTGCCTGGTCTGACAAAAAGGTTGACAAGATAGAAGAGTTTACGGAGTCCCGCGCCCACGAGGAAAAAGTTACAACCACGGTCATTCGCTTTAGCGGCAAGCAAAGCGAGGAGTCCTTCATGATACTTCCGGACGTTCATCCTGGACCTTTTGGCGCGGTAGGCGGGAGCAACCTCCCCTACGTTCTCTTTGAATCGTTCGGCAGGAGGGCCCTTGTGATGCACAGTGTGTCTGACCACTCGCTCAATATCCCGTCGCAGAAAGAGGTTGCAAAGTACGTGCAGAGCCTTGGCAAACTTTCACCGACGGTATCCGGCGTCAAATGCGCCATGCCCGTCCAGATAAAAGAGGGCGCCGCAACTGCGACAGGCCTTGCGTTTGGAGACGTTGCTGTCCTGTTCCTTTCGCTCGCACCGTCTGGCATGGACGACATACCCGACCCCATCAGAAAGGAGCTCGACAGCTTTGCCGCTGGTCTGAAAATCAGCAAGCTGCTGGTCGTTGACTGTCACAATGCCATGGGCGACGAATTGACCGCGGAAGAAACAGGCAACCTGATAAAGGCAGGCAAGAGCTGTCTTCAGAGTCTCGCTGCACAGGACCAGTCAGAATTTTCCATCGGCTTTTCAAGATCGTCGACGCCAGAGGGGCTGCACGACGAGATGGGCCAGGCGGGCGTCGGCGTGATGGTCATAGGAACACAGGGCAGATACTTTGGCATCGGATGGACCGACGCAAACAACATGCAGAATTCGCTCCGGGACAAGATAATTTCAGCACTCAGTTCAAGCGAGATCAGCATGCTTGAAGTGTGTACTTCAGATACCCACGCGACGGCAGGCAAGAGGACCAAGGAGGGTTACTACGAGCTTGGCAGCAGGACAGACCACGCAGCGATCGTGAACCTTTTCGGCGAGGCACTTGTAGAGGCCAAGGCGCGTCTATCTGATTCGTCTTTTGAACTTTCAGTTGCAGAAACCAGGATACGTGTAATGGGCGTCAGGCAGTTTGAGGACTACTCGCGGGCACTTGACGGCTCGATAAAGGTAACCAAGGCATTTCTCATGGTGACTGCCGCGACTTTTGTTGCCATGCTGGTATTCTCGTACTAG
- a CDS encoding restriction endonuclease: MNNSLLIQALQGIQPGTISHREFQKLAGITDRTLVLRLLDLLAENGIGTAQLSLQKTRRTIVFSESDRLSASLLAIQNGCDIERVSAILDWKDFEALAARVLELTGYTTSKNMRFRRPRVEIDVVGRMNGLAVAVDCKHWNRRNSSAVRAAASKQAARCSRLLENSGANARSISRVLPVVLTLYPLPFRFSDGIPVVPVTQFAAFVRDLDSFAGELRFIV; this comes from the coding sequence TTGAACAATTCTCTATTGATTCAGGCGCTACAAGGAATCCAGCCAGGTACGATATCCCACCGCGAGTTTCAGAAGCTGGCCGGAATAACCGACCGTACCCTGGTTTTACGCCTCCTCGACCTCCTCGCCGAGAACGGGATCGGAACCGCGCAGCTGTCCCTTCAGAAGACGCGCCGTACAATAGTCTTCTCAGAATCAGACCGCCTTTCGGCGTCGCTTCTCGCGATTCAGAACGGGTGTGACATTGAGCGAGTGTCGGCAATCCTGGACTGGAAGGACTTTGAGGCCCTTGCGGCCCGAGTGCTGGAACTGACCGGTTACACGACAAGCAAGAATATGCGGTTCCGAAGGCCTAGAGTGGAGATCGACGTTGTCGGGCGCATGAACGGCCTCGCGGTCGCAGTGGACTGCAAGCACTGGAACCGCAGGAACAGTTCCGCTGTGCGAGCTGCTGCCAGCAAGCAGGCAGCCCGCTGCAGCCGGCTCTTGGAAAACAGTGGTGCCAATGCCCGAAGCATCAGCCGCGTCCTCCCGGTCGTCCTTACGCTGTACCCTCTGCCATTTCGATTTTCAGACGGAATACCAGTCGTTCCAGTCACCCAGTTTGCAGCATTTGTGCGGGACCTCGACTCGTTTGCCGGCGAGCTGAGATTTATCGTCTAG
- the cofC gene encoding 2-phospho-L-lactate guanylyltransferase encodes MRVFAIVPAKNFDRSKSRLSGLLTDSERVQLSSLMLRQTLHVLTTSHEVERTVVVSSDARAGLLSEKSARTDFILQERDEGVNSAVALANTICTSMGAEATLVVPQDLPLLSQAEISEIVLQARHPPSEPRNSISVVICPSQRLDGTNILLRAPPDAIATRYDDNSYRNHVAAARDKGIAIHVLSCPATALDIDTPEDIAEVLRQGAPPNPVLDFLGTILRREKNPATSPALGEP; translated from the coding sequence TTGAGAGTTTTTGCAATAGTCCCTGCAAAGAACTTTGACCGGTCAAAAAGCAGGTTGTCCGGCCTGCTTACGGACAGCGAACGGGTCCAGCTTTCGTCGCTGATGCTCCGCCAGACGCTCCATGTCCTTACGACTTCGCACGAAGTCGAGCGTACGGTAGTAGTGTCGAGCGACGCGCGGGCGGGGCTCTTGTCTGAAAAATCCGCGCGCACTGATTTTATCCTGCAAGAACGTGACGAGGGCGTCAACTCTGCTGTGGCTCTAGCCAATACGATTTGCACGAGCATGGGCGCAGAGGCCACACTTGTAGTGCCACAGGACCTGCCACTGCTATCGCAAGCGGAAATTTCAGAGATAGTACTCCAGGCTCGTCATCCCCCCAGCGAGCCACGCAATAGCATTTCCGTTGTAATCTGCCCCTCGCAAAGACTAGACGGGACAAACATCCTGCTTCGCGCCCCTCCGGACGCAATTGCCACAAGGTACGACGACAATAGCTACAGGAACCACGTGGCGGCTGCACGCGACAAAGGCATCGCCATTCATGTCCTCTCGTGTCCCGCTACGGCTCTTGACATCGATACGCCCGAGGATATCGCAGAAGTTCTCCGGCAGGGCGCACCGCCTAATCCTGTGCTTGATTTCCTTGGAACTATATTACGCCGGGAGAAAAATCCAGCAACTTCGCCTGCATTGGGTGAGCCGTGA
- the cofD gene encoding 2-phospho-L-lactate transferase, whose translation MKRNILVLAGGTGSVKLVRGLSKIPGLDLTVISNVGDNIWLHGLYVCPDIDTVMYGLASMLDTERGWGIKSDTFSWLESMKALGMPSWFALGDKDLATHVTRTELLQKGHTLTSVTDFMRRKLSIKASIIPATEDDVPTLIHTPDKTMHLQEFWVKYRGKPTVRSVEFKGVSDAKPSDNAIDAIESAHTIVVAPGNPVSSIGPIVAIRQLRSALQKRRADVIGVSPFVGSSPFSGPAAKYMRASGLDPSPPGVAKYYSDFAGTIAISSKDRSLAPQIKEMDVEPVLADIYMSNSAKEKQLALTLLRARGQVAT comes from the coding sequence TTGAAGCGCAATATTCTAGTCCTTGCCGGTGGAACCGGCTCTGTCAAGCTCGTGAGGGGCTTGTCAAAGATTCCCGGACTAGACCTGACGGTAATCTCTAACGTAGGCGACAACATCTGGCTTCATGGCCTCTATGTGTGCCCTGACATTGATACGGTGATGTACGGGCTTGCTTCGATGCTCGATACGGAGCGCGGATGGGGAATCAAGTCCGACACTTTCAGCTGGCTTGAAAGCATGAAGGCCTTGGGCATGCCTTCCTGGTTTGCCCTTGGCGACAAGGATCTGGCGACTCACGTTACTAGGACTGAGCTACTGCAAAAAGGTCACACGCTGACAAGCGTCACAGACTTTATGAGAAGAAAGCTTTCCATCAAGGCGAGTATCATTCCTGCTACCGAGGACGACGTTCCAACCCTGATTCATACCCCCGACAAGACGATGCACCTTCAGGAATTCTGGGTCAAATACCGTGGCAAGCCCACGGTGCGCTCGGTCGAGTTCAAGGGAGTTTCGGATGCAAAACCATCCGATAATGCGATCGACGCTATTGAAAGTGCCCACACCATAGTTGTGGCCCCGGGCAATCCCGTGTCCAGTATAGGACCGATAGTTGCAATCAGGCAACTGCGCTCTGCGCTTCAAAAGCGCAGGGCCGACGTCATCGGCGTTTCTCCGTTCGTGGGCTCAAGTCCTTTCAGCGGTCCGGCGGCAAAATACATGAGGGCGTCAGGCTTGGACCCGTCTCCGCCCGGCGTCGCAAAATACTATTCCGACTTTGCCGGCACCATCGCAATTTCAAGCAAAGACAGGTCGCTGGCTCCGCAGATTAAGGAAATGGACGTGGAGCCCGTTCTTGCTGACATTTACATGAGCAATTCCGCAAAAGAAAAGCAGCTCGCGCTCACACTTTTAAGAGCGCGAGGACAGGTTGCAACCTGA
- a CDS encoding PUA domain-containing protein produces MTSPIDVPDVSCYRRPSREELTLVNRSFDRWNVFGRTNRYVVLVADINGSSRRAVSLASQELADNIGGVKPYLAGLVVGELSRKKFFPTMAGADLFCRLSEARGKYYVEINYEAEKLATYGRDVFGTSVVRASTELKENEIVILINSRHEAVAIGITRYAGDMLRRSQMATITTTIDVGQYLRDEDS; encoded by the coding sequence TTGACAAGCCCGATTGACGTTCCGGATGTTTCATGCTATCGACGACCCTCACGCGAGGAGCTCACCCTTGTCAATCGCTCCTTTGACAGGTGGAACGTCTTTGGCAGGACAAACAGGTACGTCGTCCTTGTAGCCGACATCAATGGAAGCTCGAGGCGCGCCGTCTCGCTTGCCTCCCAGGAACTTGCGGACAATATCGGGGGCGTAAAGCCGTATCTAGCCGGCCTGGTGGTCGGCGAATTGAGCAGAAAAAAGTTCTTCCCAACCATGGCCGGTGCCGATCTCTTCTGCAGGCTTTCCGAGGCCCGGGGCAAGTACTATGTAGAGATAAACTATGAAGCGGAAAAACTGGCAACTTATGGCAGGGACGTGTTCGGGACGTCCGTAGTCCGTGCATCAACCGAGCTTAAGGAAAACGAGATCGTCATTCTGATAAACTCAAGACATGAAGCAGTGGCGATAGGGATTACGCGATATGCCGGAGATATGCTCCGCAGGTCGCAGATGGCTACGATCACGACAACCATTGACGTGGGGCAGTACCTCCGCGACGAGGACAGCTGA
- a CDS encoding RsmB/NOP family class I SAM-dependent RNA methyltransferase — MACQGLAGEKFLKTVLFPETHDGEMLAAEFGYDPWLVERFLHYVPRPVDFLKKMDSAHSRYLRVNTLKTSSEALERRLTDKGFKLGRTALADVFSVQAGSISPGATTEYMLGLYYLQDLSSCIAVEALDVSKESCKAALDIAAAPGGKTSYIAQKMNNSGYIIALEPNSRRARSMAFNLARLGVANTCVTLLDGLAAGKLGRVFDRVLLDAPCSCEGVIAKDPSRKTSHTPGDVDYCSALQQKLIESAVSAVKPGGLLVYSTCSFAPEENEAVVQHAIDSCDFLKVEPFELGSEGLLEFGGHKFSKSLQGTRRFYPHIDDTTGFFIARLRHTGS; from the coding sequence TTGGCCTGCCAGGGTCTGGCAGGTGAAAAGTTTCTGAAAACCGTACTTTTTCCTGAAACGCACGATGGCGAAATGCTAGCCGCCGAGTTCGGGTACGATCCGTGGCTAGTCGAGCGATTTCTTCACTATGTTCCGCGCCCCGTGGATTTTTTGAAGAAAATGGATTCAGCGCATTCCAGGTACCTGCGGGTAAACACGCTAAAGACCTCTTCCGAAGCGCTTGAACGCCGTCTGACTGACAAGGGATTCAAACTGGGCAGGACCGCGCTCGCAGATGTGTTCTCTGTCCAGGCGGGCTCTATCAGCCCGGGCGCAACCACCGAATATATGCTTGGCCTTTACTATCTGCAGGATCTCAGCTCGTGCATCGCAGTAGAGGCGTTGGACGTCTCAAAAGAATCATGCAAGGCAGCGCTTGATATCGCGGCCGCACCCGGGGGCAAGACTTCCTATATCGCACAGAAAATGAACAATTCCGGCTACATCATTGCGCTGGAACCTAACAGCCGCCGCGCCCGCTCGATGGCGTTTAACCTTGCCCGGCTGGGTGTCGCCAACACTTGCGTGACCCTGCTTGACGGGCTTGCCGCCGGAAAGCTGGGGCGCGTGTTCGACCGCGTACTGCTTGACGCACCATGTAGCTGCGAGGGAGTGATAGCAAAGGACCCATCAAGAAAGACCAGCCATACACCCGGGGACGTGGATTACTGCTCTGCTCTCCAGCAAAAACTGATAGAATCGGCGGTTTCTGCAGTCAAGCCAGGAGGCCTTTTGGTCTATTCGACTTGTTCGTTTGCCCCAGAAGAAAACGAAGCAGTAGTCCAGCACGCGATTGATTCGTGTGATTTCCTGAAGGTAGAGCCGTTCGAGCTGGGAAGCGAAGGGTTGCTGGAATTTGGTGGGCACAAGTTCAGCAAATCACTCCAAGGTACCAGGAGGTTCTATCCTCATATTGACGATACGACCGGCTTTTTTATTGCGCGCTTGAGGCATACCGGGAGCTAG
- a CDS encoding DNA adenine methylase yields MPGGRTSMNRMGRSGASAFLSPVAGRSFLKWAGGKRQLLSDILPMVPDFQNYVEPFLGGGAVFFALSSARPGFRAILGDSNAPLIQTYRVVMDNPAALVDLLFKHELEYNADPEGFYYSLRDQKPSDSLSTAARFIALNRTCYNGLYRVNSKGEFNVPMGRYRNPKICNRDVLVQSSAALRGCRALLLNEDYERVASLASKGDFVYLDPPFAPESRTANFVGYTSSGFGEREQQRLAKVFHMLDGKGCNVLLSNSDTPVVRDLYSGFSSTTARVPALRSINSVGARRTSHSELLIRNYRVNW; encoded by the coding sequence TTGCCCGGCGGCAGAACCTCCATGAACCGCATGGGACGTTCGGGCGCGTCCGCGTTCCTTTCACCAGTCGCGGGTCGGTCGTTTTTGAAGTGGGCGGGCGGCAAGAGGCAGTTGCTTTCAGACATCCTGCCGATGGTTCCGGATTTCCAAAACTATGTTGAGCCTTTCCTCGGGGGAGGCGCTGTATTCTTTGCCCTGTCGTCCGCGCGGCCGGGTTTTCGAGCAATTCTAGGCGATTCCAATGCCCCATTGATCCAAACCTACAGAGTCGTTATGGACAACCCAGCGGCACTTGTCGACCTGCTTTTCAAGCACGAGCTTGAGTATAACGCGGATCCTGAAGGATTTTATTATTCGCTGCGCGACCAAAAACCTTCGGACAGCCTGTCGACCGCGGCCAGATTCATTGCTCTCAACAGGACTTGTTACAACGGCCTTTACCGGGTAAATAGCAAGGGAGAATTCAACGTGCCTATGGGTCGTTATCGAAATCCCAAGATCTGCAACCGCGATGTTCTGGTTCAGTCAAGCGCTGCCCTTCGAGGTTGCCGCGCTCTCCTGCTCAACGAAGACTATGAAAGGGTTGCCTCGCTTGCCAGCAAGGGAGACTTTGTCTACCTGGATCCCCCATTCGCCCCGGAAAGCCGGACGGCAAATTTCGTCGGGTATACCAGTTCAGGTTTTGGCGAGCGTGAACAGCAGAGGCTAGCCAAGGTTTTCCACATGCTTGATGGCAAGGGTTGCAATGTACTGCTGAGCAATTCTGATACACCCGTCGTACGGGACTTGTATTCTGGGTTTTCAAGCACGACTGCAAGAGTTCCGGCGCTTCGTTCTATCAACTCAGTTGGAGCGAGGAGGACAAGCCACAGCGAGCTTCTTATCCGAAACTACCGGGTCAATTGGTAA
- a CDS encoding PRC-barrel domain-containing protein produces MSNPQGPSIFWTELKGKKVVGSDGKEIGEIKDVSQHYLRVEKGLVGKDKFWLPKFTVDAFDGKHLWLLVGGEEALNRYAYGVEPQSEEFRRDFETFRASPYGEKAIFAPGMDETIRMIEERNFDEYRNIREPER; encoded by the coding sequence ATGTCAAACCCGCAGGGACCATCTATATTTTGGACCGAACTTAAGGGGAAAAAGGTCGTCGGAAGCGACGGCAAAGAAATAGGAGAGATAAAGGACGTATCACAGCACTACCTCCGCGTAGAAAAGGGGCTTGTGGGCAAGGACAAATTCTGGCTGCCGAAATTTACAGTAGATGCGTTCGACGGCAAGCACTTGTGGCTGCTAGTCGGAGGCGAGGAAGCGCTCAACAGGTATGCTTACGGCGTCGAACCCCAGTCAGAGGAATTCCGCAGAGATTTTGAAACTTTCAGGGCGTCACCTTACGGGGAGAAGGCGATATTCGCCCCGGGCATGGACGAAACGATAAGAATGATTGAAGAGCGGAACTTTGACGAATACAGGAATATTCGCGAGCCAGAAAGGTAG